A genomic segment from Luteibacter aegosomatis encodes:
- a CDS encoding aspartate aminotransferase family protein — protein MNLISRHPDLVIDDASLLADEAKYCSFGDTVHYVDPPKIFRHAEGSYIYDSENIPFLDLQMWYSAVNFGYGNPRLNDRLKAQIDLLPQVASQYLHQGKIELAKTIAVDAKKKFGLDGRCHFNVGGAQAVEDSLKLVRNARGGKSLMFAFEGGYHGRTLGASSITSSYRYRRRFGHFGERAQFIPFPYPFRRPKGMSPEEYSDACVRQFERLFETEYNGVWDPKVGEAEYAAFYVEPIQGTGGYVIPPKNFFIDLKKVLDKYGILMVVDEIQMGFWRTGKLWSIEHFGVTPDVLVFGKALTNGLNPLSGIWAREELINPTVFPPGSTHSTFNSNPLGTALGLEVIQMGYELDYETKVAEKGKHFLEGLRDLQKRHKEIGDVDGLGLALRAEICTDDGFTPNKALLDRMVDIGLAGGLTHEGKKIGLVLDVGGWYKNVITFAPSLDISHEEIDLAIALLDQALTLAKRG, from the coding sequence ATGAATCTGATCTCCCGCCACCCCGACCTCGTGATCGACGACGCGAGCCTGCTCGCCGACGAAGCCAAGTACTGCTCCTTCGGCGACACGGTGCACTACGTCGACCCGCCCAAGATCTTCCGCCACGCCGAAGGCAGCTACATCTACGACAGCGAGAACATCCCGTTCCTCGACCTGCAGATGTGGTATTCCGCCGTGAACTTCGGCTACGGCAATCCGCGCCTCAACGACCGTCTCAAGGCGCAGATCGACCTGCTGCCGCAGGTGGCCAGCCAGTATCTGCACCAGGGCAAGATCGAACTGGCGAAGACCATCGCCGTCGACGCGAAGAAGAAGTTCGGCCTGGACGGCCGTTGCCACTTCAACGTGGGCGGTGCGCAGGCGGTGGAAGACTCGCTCAAGCTCGTGCGCAACGCGCGTGGCGGCAAGAGCCTGATGTTCGCCTTCGAGGGCGGTTACCACGGCCGTACGCTCGGTGCGTCGTCGATCACCTCCAGCTACCGTTATCGCCGTCGCTTCGGCCACTTCGGCGAGCGTGCGCAGTTCATCCCGTTCCCGTACCCGTTCCGCCGTCCCAAGGGCATGTCGCCGGAGGAATACTCCGACGCCTGCGTGCGCCAGTTCGAGCGCCTGTTCGAAACCGAATACAACGGCGTGTGGGATCCGAAGGTGGGCGAGGCCGAATACGCCGCGTTCTACGTCGAGCCGATCCAGGGTACGGGCGGCTACGTCATTCCGCCCAAGAACTTTTTCATCGACCTCAAGAAGGTGCTCGACAAGTACGGCATCCTGATGGTCGTCGACGAAATCCAGATGGGTTTCTGGCGCACCGGCAAGCTGTGGTCGATCGAACATTTCGGCGTCACGCCCGACGTGCTCGTGTTCGGCAAGGCGCTCACCAACGGCCTCAATCCGCTGTCGGGCATCTGGGCGCGCGAGGAGCTGATCAACCCCACGGTGTTCCCGCCGGGCTCCACCCATTCGACGTTCAACTCCAACCCGCTGGGCACCGCCCTGGGCCTGGAAGTAATCCAGATGGGCTATGAACTCGACTACGAAACCAAGGTGGCCGAGAAGGGCAAGCACTTCCTCGAAGGCCTGCGCGACCTGCAGAAGCGCCACAAGGAGATCGGCGACGTCGATGGCCTCGGCCTCGCCCTGCGTGCCGAAATCTGCACGGACGACGGTTTCACGCCGAACAAGGCGCTGCTCGACCGCATGGTCGACATCGGCCTGGCCGGCGGTCTCACCCACGAAGGCAAGAAGATCGGTCTCGTGCTCGACGTGGGCGGCTGGTACAAGAACGTGATCACGTTCGCGCCGTCGCTCGACATCAGCCACGAGGAAATCGACCTCGCCATCGCGCTGCTCGACCAGGCACTCACGCTGGCCAAGCGCGGCTGA
- a CDS encoding YeiH family protein: MALAVAVAAMAFGLGRLMPLVGGAVFGIVLGILVRQFLPPPARFQPGIQFASKQVLQWSIIALGFGLSITQVAKTGAESLSVTVATVVAAGLSALILGKLLRVRNMLKLLVGIGTAICGGSAIAAVVPIVKADEHDTAFAISTIFLFNLVAVLTFPALGHWLGLSDLGFGLWAGTAINDTSSVVAAGYAYSHAAGDYATIVKLTRATLIIPICLMIAFIVALREKRSGAANFSVAKIFPWFILWFLVASAIRTAGLVPAPALPVIHFIAECLIVVALTAIGLSADLRKMAQTGHRPILLGLGVWAAVALTSLGVQHLIGRW; encoded by the coding sequence ATGGCCCTGGCCGTCGCCGTGGCGGCGATGGCGTTCGGTCTCGGCCGCTTGATGCCCCTGGTCGGTGGCGCCGTTTTCGGCATCGTCCTGGGCATTCTCGTGCGCCAGTTCCTGCCGCCGCCCGCGCGCTTCCAGCCCGGCATCCAGTTCGCCTCCAAGCAGGTGCTGCAGTGGTCGATCATCGCGCTGGGATTCGGCCTGAGCATCACCCAGGTGGCCAAGACCGGTGCCGAATCGCTTTCGGTCACGGTGGCGACGGTGGTGGCGGCCGGCCTCTCGGCCTTGATCCTCGGCAAGCTCCTGCGCGTGCGCAACATGCTGAAGCTGCTGGTCGGGATCGGCACGGCGATCTGCGGAGGGTCGGCCATCGCCGCGGTCGTACCCATCGTGAAGGCCGACGAACACGATACGGCCTTCGCCATTTCCACCATCTTCCTGTTCAACCTCGTGGCCGTCCTCACCTTCCCCGCGCTGGGCCACTGGCTGGGCCTCTCCGACCTTGGCTTCGGCCTGTGGGCGGGCACGGCCATCAACGACACCTCGTCCGTCGTGGCCGCCGGGTACGCATACAGCCACGCGGCCGGCGACTACGCCACCATCGTCAAGCTCACCCGTGCCACGCTGATCATCCCGATCTGCCTGATGATCGCTTTCATCGTGGCCTTGCGCGAGAAGCGCAGCGGCGCGGCGAACTTCAGCGTCGCGAAGATCTTTCCGTGGTTCATCCTGTGGTTCCTGGTCGCCTCGGCGATACGCACGGCGGGACTCGTGCCCGCGCCGGCGTTGCCGGTGATCCACTTCATCGCCGAGTGCCTGATCGTCGTAGCGCTGACCGCCATCGGCCTGTCGGCGGACCTGCGGAAGATGGCGCAGACGGGGCACCGGCCGATCCTGCTGGGGCTGGGCGTGTGGGCCGCGGTGGCGCTGACCAGCCTCGGCGTGCAGCACCTGATCGGGCGGTGGTGA
- a CDS encoding LysR substrate-binding domain-containing protein yields MHAVSPRQLDVFVTIAIAGSVRAAAERLFLSQPAASMALAELERQIGAPLFDRERGRLRLNDRGRDLLPLARELIERHAEFARRAQGGTAELVGEIGVGASNTVGNYLVGDLLGPFAEASPGVSLRLGVANTARIAQGVLDHDFDVGCVEGPVTHPALESRPWRDDRLVVCARPGHPLASHGRLRREDFAGERWVLRERGSATRALTERALAELPEGRTVLELDQSEAIKQAVIAGLGIACLPAVAVADAVQTGRLAILPTPFLDLKRTLSLLVHRQRYRGAVLEAFLATIVAAKKP; encoded by the coding sequence ATGCATGCCGTCAGCCCGCGCCAACTCGACGTCTTCGTGACCATCGCCATCGCCGGCAGCGTGCGCGCCGCTGCCGAGCGTCTGTTCCTGAGCCAGCCGGCGGCGTCGATGGCGCTGGCCGAGCTCGAACGCCAGATCGGCGCCCCGCTCTTTGACCGCGAGCGCGGGCGCCTGCGCCTGAACGACCGGGGCCGCGACCTGCTGCCGCTGGCGAGGGAGCTGATCGAGCGCCACGCGGAATTCGCTCGCCGGGCGCAAGGCGGCACCGCCGAACTCGTCGGCGAGATCGGCGTGGGCGCGAGCAATACGGTCGGCAATTACCTCGTCGGCGACCTCCTGGGTCCGTTCGCGGAAGCATCGCCCGGGGTGTCGTTGCGCCTGGGCGTGGCGAACACCGCGCGCATCGCCCAGGGCGTGCTCGACCACGATTTCGACGTGGGTTGCGTCGAGGGGCCGGTGACGCATCCGGCGCTGGAGTCGCGTCCGTGGCGCGACGATCGCCTCGTGGTCTGCGCGCGGCCGGGTCACCCGTTGGCGAGCCACGGGCGGCTCAGGCGAGAGGATTTCGCCGGCGAACGGTGGGTGCTGCGAGAGCGCGGTTCGGCCACGCGCGCGCTGACCGAACGCGCACTCGCCGAGTTGCCCGAAGGTCGCACCGTGCTCGAGCTGGACCAGTCCGAAGCGATCAAGCAGGCGGTGATCGCGGGACTGGGCATCGCCTGCCTGCCCGCGGTGGCGGTCGCCGATGCGGTGCAGACAGGGCGGCTGGCGATCCTGCCCACGCCGTTCCTCGACCTGAAGCGCACGCTGTCGTTGCTCGTGCATCGGCAGCGTTACCGGGGCGCGGTGCTGGAGGCGTTTCTCGCGACGATCGTGGCGGCGAAGAAGCCGTAG
- a CDS encoding MtnX-like HAD-IB family phosphatase: MPSTLSWNILCDFDGTIAVEDVIDSLLDRFGRPGWDVLERDWRAGIIGSAVCMQGQVALLDMSPSELEAHLGRLHIDHGFAAFVKATRELGIPMEIVSDGLDHAIHAILANHGIDGLPTVANHLLHAGDHRWSLTSPYSARGCRSGTCKCARVNRAKARGGKTLLIGDGASDFCAADHVDFVFAKNRLIEHCRAAGIPYAPIASFDEALELLPALLDGRLPPHAVMPHTAPSAQDLPA; this comes from the coding sequence GTGCCGAGCACTCTTTCCTGGAACATCCTGTGCGACTTCGACGGCACCATCGCCGTGGAAGACGTCATCGACTCGCTGCTCGACCGTTTCGGCCGTCCCGGCTGGGACGTCCTCGAGCGCGACTGGCGGGCCGGCATCATCGGCTCGGCGGTGTGCATGCAGGGCCAGGTGGCCCTGCTGGACATGAGCCCGTCCGAACTCGAGGCGCACCTGGGCCGCCTGCACATCGACCACGGCTTCGCCGCGTTCGTGAAGGCCACCAGGGAACTGGGCATCCCGATGGAGATCGTCAGCGACGGCCTGGACCACGCCATCCACGCGATCCTCGCCAACCACGGCATCGATGGCCTGCCCACCGTGGCCAACCACCTCCTGCATGCCGGCGACCATCGCTGGAGCCTCACCTCGCCCTACAGCGCCCGCGGATGCCGTAGCGGTACCTGCAAATGCGCACGCGTGAACAGGGCCAAGGCCCGCGGCGGCAAGACGCTGCTGATCGGCGATGGCGCATCGGACTTCTGCGCCGCCGACCACGTCGATTTCGTGTTCGCCAAGAACCGCCTCATCGAACACTGCCGCGCCGCCGGCATCCCCTACGCGCCCATCGCCAGCTTCGACGAGGCGCTCGAACTGCTTCCCGCCCTGCTCGACGGCCGGCTGCCGCCGCACGCCGTCATGCCCCACACCGCGCCGAGTGCCCAGGATCTGCCCGCATGA
- a CDS encoding phospholipase C: MRKLLAAGIACVLTLSAASITAQQLAPADQQGALGLFPGHGGTRTATPIKHLVVIFQENVSFDHYFGTYPFAQNGRGEPAFYARPFTPNVNGLDHRLLTKNPTTKNAGNGDAAINPFRLSRAQAATADQDHGYTAEQRAFDGGRMDLFPKYTGRGETLPGGDASQNGQGQVMGYYDGNTVTALWNYAQYFAMSDNSYNTTFGPSSPGAVNLISGQTNGVIDTLNGTGAETDDGNGGLTMIGDPDPIGDVCSSPTANQATLGGRNIGNLLNDRGITWGWFQGGFDLTRTNPDGSTGCARRTLSQVTHSTSNDYSPHHQPFQYYPSTANPTHARPTSVAMIGKTDQANHQYDIDDFYAALDDGNIPAVSFLKAPAYQDGHAGYSDPIDEQAFVVHVINALQQSGEWRDTAVVIAYDDSDGWYDHQESPHVYGSTGSTDALSGDGVCKGRDTLPGLDGKTPAQGRCGFGPRLPLLVVSPWARENFVDHGVTDQSSITRFIEDNWLDGKRIGGGSTDAHAGSLDGMFDFFLPRLFDRRLILDESTGQPKKNPGWPFETAHG; encoded by the coding sequence ATGCGCAAGTTACTGGCCGCAGGCATCGCCTGCGTGCTCACCCTGTCCGCCGCGTCCATCACGGCGCAACAACTCGCCCCCGCCGACCAGCAGGGCGCGCTGGGCCTCTTCCCGGGCCACGGCGGCACCCGCACGGCCACGCCGATCAAGCACCTGGTGGTGATCTTCCAGGAGAACGTCTCCTTCGATCATTACTTCGGCACCTATCCGTTCGCGCAGAACGGACGCGGCGAGCCGGCGTTCTACGCCCGCCCGTTCACGCCGAACGTCAACGGGCTGGACCATCGCCTGCTGACGAAGAATCCCACCACGAAGAACGCCGGCAACGGCGACGCCGCGATCAATCCGTTCCGCCTGAGCCGCGCGCAGGCCGCCACGGCCGACCAGGACCACGGCTATACCGCCGAGCAACGCGCCTTCGACGGCGGCAGGATGGACCTGTTCCCGAAGTACACCGGCCGCGGCGAGACGCTGCCGGGCGGCGACGCCTCGCAGAACGGCCAGGGCCAGGTGATGGGCTACTACGACGGCAACACCGTCACCGCGCTGTGGAACTACGCGCAATATTTCGCGATGAGCGACAACAGCTACAACACCACGTTCGGTCCGTCCTCACCGGGTGCCGTCAACCTGATCTCGGGCCAGACCAACGGCGTGATCGACACGCTCAACGGTACCGGTGCCGAGACCGACGACGGCAACGGCGGCCTGACGATGATCGGCGATCCGGACCCCATCGGCGACGTGTGCTCGTCGCCGACGGCCAACCAGGCGACCCTCGGCGGCCGCAACATCGGCAACCTGCTCAACGATCGTGGCATCACCTGGGGCTGGTTCCAGGGCGGCTTCGACCTCACCCGCACCAATCCCGACGGCAGCACCGGTTGCGCGCGCCGCACGCTCTCGCAGGTGACCCATAGCACCTCGAACGACTACAGCCCGCACCACCAGCCGTTCCAGTACTACCCCTCCACGGCCAACCCGACCCATGCGCGTCCGACCTCGGTGGCGATGATCGGCAAGACCGACCAGGCCAACCACCAGTACGACATCGACGATTTCTACGCCGCGCTGGACGACGGCAACATACCGGCGGTGAGCTTCCTCAAGGCTCCGGCCTACCAGGACGGCCACGCCGGTTATTCCGATCCGATCGACGAGCAGGCGTTCGTGGTGCACGTGATCAACGCCTTGCAGCAGAGCGGCGAGTGGCGCGACACCGCCGTGGTGATCGCCTACGACGACTCCGACGGCTGGTACGACCACCAGGAATCCCCGCACGTGTACGGCTCGACCGGCAGCACCGATGCGCTCAGCGGCGACGGCGTCTGCAAGGGACGCGATACCCTGCCGGGCCTCGACGGCAAGACGCCGGCGCAGGGGCGTTGCGGCTTCGGTCCGCGCCTGCCGCTGCTGGTGGTGTCGCCGTGGGCGCGCGAGAACTTCGTCGACCATGGCGTCACCGACCAGAGCTCGATCACCCGCTTCATCGAGGACAACTGGCTCGACGGCAAGCGCATCGGCGGCGGCTCGACCGACGCCCACGCGGGCAGCCTCGACGGCATGTTCGATTTCTTCCTGCCGCGCCTGTTCGATCGCCGCCTCATCCTCGACGAGTCGACGGGCCAGCCGAAGAAGAACCCGGGTTGGCCGTTCGAAACCGCGCATGGTTGA
- a CDS encoding GNAT family N-acetyltransferase, whose amino-acid sequence MGFVNQLEPEALLEHFARHPPSGFSPRPAADGAPLFVTRFDLLTTADDDLRKRLSSLPFQGVLKRLLTPRTCFAGTTVSEYALFTRSSEPATVARDWARRFGREHPLLVVKDLAVDSPLTSVADRAWTSRFVDAAREAGYLIVEGQALAYVPIDFTSVDEYLARLSSSRRKNLRRKLRSRERLQVERVPTGEAFASDESVDAYYALFENVYAQSDIHFDKLGRDFFAATLRAPGGMVFAYRADGELIGWNLCYEHEGKLLDKYVGFAYPAARDLDLYFVSWFVNLEYALERGLAFYVAGWTDPEVKAQLGARFHLTRHAVFVRNRLLRAVLRRFAHRFESDGHWEAHDAATGRS is encoded by the coding sequence ATGGGCTTCGTGAACCAGCTCGAGCCGGAGGCGTTGCTCGAGCACTTCGCTCGCCATCCGCCGTCGGGGTTTTCCCCCCGCCCCGCGGCGGATGGCGCGCCGCTTTTCGTCACACGGTTCGATCTGCTCACCACGGCCGACGACGACCTGCGCAAGCGGTTGTCGTCGCTTCCTTTCCAGGGCGTGCTCAAACGCCTGCTCACGCCGCGTACCTGCTTCGCCGGCACCACCGTCTCGGAATACGCGCTGTTCACCCGATCGAGCGAGCCGGCGACGGTCGCCCGCGACTGGGCGCGGCGTTTCGGTCGCGAACATCCGCTGCTGGTCGTCAAGGATCTCGCCGTCGACTCGCCCCTGACCTCGGTCGCCGACCGTGCGTGGACGTCGCGTTTCGTCGACGCCGCGCGCGAGGCGGGCTACCTCATCGTCGAGGGCCAGGCGCTGGCCTACGTGCCGATCGACTTCACCTCCGTCGACGAATACCTCGCGAGGCTGTCGTCGTCCCGGCGAAAAAACCTCCGTCGCAAGTTGCGTTCGCGCGAGCGCCTGCAGGTCGAACGGGTGCCGACGGGCGAGGCCTTCGCGTCGGACGAGAGCGTCGACGCGTACTACGCGCTGTTCGAGAACGTCTACGCGCAGAGCGACATCCATTTCGACAAGCTCGGCCGCGATTTCTTCGCGGCCACCTTGCGCGCACCCGGCGGCATGGTCTTCGCGTATCGCGCCGACGGCGAATTGATCGGCTGGAACCTCTGCTACGAGCACGAAGGCAAACTGCTCGACAAGTACGTGGGTTTCGCCTATCCGGCGGCACGCGACCTCGACCTGTACTTCGTCAGCTGGTTCGTCAACCTGGAATACGCGCTCGAGCGCGGCCTGGCGTTCTACGTGGCCGGCTGGACCGATCCCGAGGTGAAGGCCCAGCTCGGCGCGCGCTTCCACCTCACGCGGCATGCGGTATTCGTGCGCAACCGCCTGCTTCGCGCGGTGCTGCGGCGATTCGCGCATCGTTTCGAATCCGACGGCCATTGGGAGGCGCACGATGCGGCAACCGGTCGTTCTTGA
- a CDS encoding MipA/OmpV family protein: protein MRALLLAFALSFLACAAAHAEDDAPTYAFGAGVQRMPAWPGSKDRRNQAIPYVDIDLPGVGELSTADGLTVDLLAGEHWHGGIYGNWLWGRTHGDLGPLGGKIAALSPRFVGGGYLEYAFDKRFSVGTHVAHDTGGAGAYVALYADYQLPDVWYIQHSIELQVEGMNGPAMRRFFGLDADEAATLGTRTWHPGAGRQSADIEYDAFIPTSQHTGFALAVTYGKLIGGAADSPLVRGFGSTRQVTETLAFVYHF, encoded by the coding sequence ATGCGCGCCCTGCTCCTCGCATTCGCCTTGTCGTTCCTTGCCTGCGCCGCCGCCCATGCGGAAGACGACGCCCCCACCTACGCCTTCGGCGCCGGCGTGCAGCGCATGCCGGCGTGGCCGGGCTCGAAAGACCGGCGCAACCAGGCCATTCCCTACGTGGACATCGACCTGCCCGGCGTGGGCGAGCTGTCCACCGCCGACGGCCTGACGGTGGATCTCCTGGCCGGCGAACACTGGCACGGTGGCATCTACGGCAATTGGCTCTGGGGCCGCACGCATGGCGACCTCGGTCCGCTCGGCGGCAAGATCGCCGCGCTGTCGCCGCGCTTCGTCGGCGGCGGCTATCTCGAATACGCCTTCGACAAGCGCTTCAGCGTAGGCACCCACGTGGCCCACGACACCGGCGGCGCGGGCGCGTACGTCGCGCTCTATGCCGATTACCAGCTACCGGACGTCTGGTACATCCAGCATTCGATCGAGTTGCAGGTGGAGGGCATGAACGGTCCGGCCATGCGGCGGTTCTTCGGCCTCGATGCCGACGAGGCGGCCACGCTCGGCACGCGCACGTGGCACCCCGGCGCCGGACGGCAATCGGCCGACATCGAATACGACGCCTTCATTCCCACCTCGCAGCACACGGGCTTCGCGCTGGCCGTGACGTACGGAAAGCTGATCGGCGGCGCGGCCGATAGCCCGCTGGTGCGCGGGTTCGGATCGACGCGGCAGGTGACCGAGACGTTGGCGTTCGTGTATCACTTCTAG
- a CDS encoding CPBP family intramembrane glutamic endopeptidase, translating into MPPIDRRRVVPAFALLFVLYQGAEGIGGRLLGQFWIQAAFMVAMLAVAWPVGRWLGFRGYDAYALEWRKAAPAWLAGGLVLALLTKYVAVCVGLALNVYSARAHAVMPGPVSFLTSIPWALLVTFVPSVAEDLLTRGFLWRAIRVRWAGAWTFVLASTVLYVLNHVYRLGQGPAEWAMLFCFGVAYATAVARTGSLWAAIGLHWGWNLANVLMADILPYDTVSPMCSALLSGGAHLMMLGLMFAVPVSYELDETEADPA; encoded by the coding sequence ATGCCACCGATCGATCGTCGGCGCGTCGTACCCGCGTTCGCGCTCCTGTTCGTTCTCTACCAGGGCGCCGAGGGCATCGGCGGCCGCCTGCTGGGCCAATTCTGGATCCAGGCCGCCTTCATGGTGGCCATGCTCGCCGTCGCCTGGCCGGTGGGTCGCTGGCTGGGGTTTCGCGGCTACGACGCCTATGCGCTGGAATGGCGCAAGGCGGCGCCCGCCTGGCTCGCCGGAGGCCTCGTGCTGGCCCTGCTCACGAAGTACGTGGCGGTCTGCGTCGGCCTGGCCCTGAACGTCTACTCGGCCCGAGCCCATGCGGTCATGCCCGGCCCGGTGTCGTTCCTGACCTCGATTCCGTGGGCCTTGCTGGTCACCTTCGTGCCGTCCGTGGCGGAAGACCTCCTCACGCGCGGCTTCCTCTGGCGGGCGATACGTGTGCGTTGGGCGGGCGCGTGGACGTTCGTGCTGGCATCGACCGTGCTCTACGTGCTCAACCATGTCTACCGGCTGGGGCAGGGGCCGGCGGAGTGGGCGATGCTGTTCTGCTTCGGCGTCGCCTACGCGACGGCGGTCGCGCGCACCGGTTCGCTATGGGCGGCCATCGGACTGCACTGGGGCTGGAACCTCGCCAACGTGCTGATGGCGGACATCCTGCCTTATGACACGGTGTCGCCCATGTGTTCGGCGCTGCTGTCGGGTGGCGCGCACCTGATGATGCTGGGGTTGATGTTCGCGGTGCCGGTGTCATACGAACTCGATGAGACGGAAGCCGATCCGGCGTGA
- a CDS encoding non-heme iron oxygenase ferredoxin subunit, with protein sequence MSGWIRVGTRSELLPGEYRVVWDGDTAIAVYNIDGDLYAIEDVCTHDGGELAGGPVTGHEVECVRHGARFDLRTGEVTCPPAYEPVTVFPVKEEDGAIWTRDDR encoded by the coding sequence ATGAGCGGCTGGATACGCGTCGGCACGCGCAGCGAACTCCTCCCGGGCGAATACCGCGTGGTCTGGGACGGCGACACGGCCATCGCCGTGTACAACATCGACGGCGACCTCTATGCCATCGAAGACGTCTGCACCCACGACGGCGGCGAGCTGGCCGGTGGCCCGGTCACCGGGCACGAAGTGGAATGCGTGCGCCACGGCGCGCGCTTCGACCTGCGCACGGGTGAGGTCACCTGTCCTCCCGCCTACGAGCCGGTGACGGTCTTCCCGGTGAAGGAAGAGGACGGTGCGATCTGGACGCGCGACGACCGCTGA
- a CDS encoding M13 family metallopeptidase: MTKPYLKPLALALSIALVGTACSKHDDAGTAAPAANPPAAGSAPAAASTAAAAKPAGPTFNVAELDTGIDACDDFNGFVNAKWVAANPIPDDRTRWGAFDQLAENSLNTQHDIVDAADKGADAAKAGSIEQKIGLLYRSGMNEDAIEKAGLDPLKPELAKIDALKSSADIADFLDTSFNEGNGYVFSFGSGADFQDAKMQIGYANQDGLGLPTKDYYTDPKQADNRKAYVAYITKTLELGGVPEADAAKQADLVMKFETQLAAASLAPVELRTPENQYHFVTVAEADKATPHFNWEKFFAAQGVTVDKGFSLSQPKFFKEFDKMLASTPVSTWQAYLRFHAIDSASPYLSKNFQDNKFDFYGKTLAGQPQQKPRWKRVLGSVNGSMGEALGQLYVAKVFKPEAKERANELVTNVRNALKARIEKLDWMSDETKQKAIAKWETFLPKIGYPDKWRDWSGLEVSGDNYFGNVEAASKFNYHYDIAKIGKPTDRKDWGMTPQTVNAYYNPTDNTINFPAAILQPPFFDANGDDAINYGGIGAVIGHEASHGFDDEGSQFDGDGNNKNWWTKEDRAKFDERTGKLVAQFNEYAPLKDHPDLHVNGKLTLGENIADLGGTAVAYDALQEALKKNPQEAQSKIDGYTQDQRFFLNWARVWRGSIREKQAMLYLNVDPHAPASLRAIGAPSNMEAFATAFQCKPGAKMVRSGDKQVKIW; encoded by the coding sequence ATGACCAAGCCGTACCTGAAGCCGCTCGCACTCGCCCTGAGCATCGCGCTCGTGGGCACCGCGTGCAGCAAGCACGATGACGCCGGCACCGCCGCACCCGCCGCCAACCCGCCCGCCGCCGGCAGCGCGCCCGCCGCGGCCAGCACCGCCGCGGCCGCCAAGCCCGCCGGCCCCACGTTCAACGTGGCCGAGCTCGACACCGGCATCGATGCGTGCGACGACTTCAACGGCTTCGTGAACGCCAAATGGGTGGCCGCCAACCCGATTCCCGACGACCGTACCCGCTGGGGCGCGTTCGACCAGCTCGCTGAGAACAGCCTCAACACGCAGCACGACATCGTCGATGCCGCCGACAAGGGCGCCGATGCCGCCAAAGCCGGCTCCATCGAGCAGAAGATCGGCCTGCTCTACCGATCGGGCATGAACGAGGACGCCATCGAGAAGGCCGGCCTCGACCCGCTGAAGCCGGAGCTGGCCAAGATCGACGCCCTCAAGTCGTCGGCCGACATCGCCGACTTCCTCGATACGAGCTTCAACGAAGGTAACGGTTACGTGTTCTCGTTCGGCTCCGGCGCCGACTTCCAGGACGCGAAGATGCAGATCGGCTACGCGAACCAGGACGGCCTGGGCCTGCCGACCAAGGATTACTACACCGATCCGAAGCAGGCCGACAATCGCAAGGCCTATGTCGCCTACATCACCAAGACCCTCGAACTGGGCGGCGTGCCCGAGGCCGACGCGGCCAAGCAGGCCGACCTGGTGATGAAGTTCGAAACCCAGCTCGCCGCCGCCTCGCTGGCACCGGTGGAACTGCGCACGCCGGAAAACCAGTACCACTTCGTCACCGTGGCCGAGGCCGACAAGGCCACGCCGCACTTCAACTGGGAGAAGTTCTTCGCCGCCCAGGGCGTGACCGTCGACAAGGGCTTCTCGCTGTCGCAGCCGAAGTTCTTCAAGGAGTTCGACAAGATGCTGGCGTCCACGCCGGTGTCCACGTGGCAGGCCTACCTGCGCTTCCACGCCATCGACAGCGCGTCGCCTTACCTGTCGAAGAACTTCCAGGACAACAAGTTCGACTTCTACGGCAAGACCCTCGCCGGCCAGCCGCAGCAGAAGCCGCGCTGGAAGCGCGTGCTGGGTTCGGTCAACGGCTCGATGGGCGAAGCCCTGGGCCAGCTCTACGTCGCCAAGGTGTTCAAGCCCGAAGCGAAGGAGCGCGCCAACGAGCTGGTGACCAACGTGCGCAACGCCCTGAAGGCGCGCATCGAGAAGCTCGACTGGATGAGCGACGAGACCAAGCAGAAGGCCATCGCCAAGTGGGAGACCTTCCTGCCCAAGATCGGCTACCCGGACAAGTGGCGCGACTGGTCGGGCCTGGAGGTCTCGGGCGACAACTACTTCGGTAACGTCGAGGCCGCCTCGAAGTTCAACTATCACTACGACATCGCCAAGATCGGCAAGCCGACCGACCGCAAGGATTGGGGCATGACCCCGCAGACGGTCAACGCCTATTACAACCCGACCGACAACACCATCAACTTCCCGGCCGCCATCCTGCAGCCGCCGTTCTTCGACGCCAACGGCGACGACGCCATCAACTACGGCGGCATCGGCGCGGTGATCGGCCACGAAGCCAGCCATGGCTTCGACGACGAAGGCAGCCAGTTCGACGGCGACGGCAACAACAAGAACTGGTGGACCAAGGAAGACCGCGCCAAGTTCGACGAGCGCACCGGCAAGCTCGTGGCGCAGTTCAACGAGTACGCACCGCTCAAGGACCACCCGGACCTGCACGTCAACGGCAAGCTCACGCTGGGCGAGAACATCGCCGACCTGGGCGGCACCGCCGTGGCCTACGACGCCCTCCAGGAAGCCCTGAAGAAGAACCCGCAGGAAGCCCAGAGCAAGATCGACGGCTACACGCAGGACCAGCGCTTCTTCCTCAACTGGGCACGCGTATGGCGCGGCAGCATCCGCGAGAAGCAGGCGATGCTCTACCTCAACGTCGACCCGCACGCTCCGGCCTCGCTGCGCGCGATCGGCGCGCCGTCGAACATGGAAGCCTTCGCCACGGCGTTCCAATGCAAGCCCGGCGCGAAGATGGTGCGTTCGGGCGACAAGCAGGTGAAGATCTGGTAA